The following proteins come from a genomic window of Geomonas sp. RF6:
- a CDS encoding CYTH domain-containing protein produces the protein MPKEIERKFLVKDDSWRALAGEGKAYRQGYLSLDKERIVRVRVVGEMAVITIKGARHGNTALEYEYPLPLFDAEEMLQNLCVPPLIEKVRYEVMHSGLKWEVDVFSGENAGLIVAEVELEDAGQHVELPPWAGDEVSDDRRYANASLVLHPYSKWQ, from the coding sequence ATGCCGAAGGAAATCGAACGGAAGTTTCTGGTGAAAGACGACAGCTGGCGCGCCCTCGCCGGGGAGGGGAAAGCTTACCGGCAGGGATACCTCTCCCTCGACAAGGAGCGCATCGTTCGGGTCAGGGTTGTGGGAGAGATGGCGGTCATCACCATCAAGGGGGCGCGACACGGGAACACCGCTCTCGAGTACGAGTACCCGCTCCCTCTTTTCGACGCCGAGGAGATGCTGCAGAATCTGTGTGTTCCCCCTCTCATCGAGAAGGTGCGTTACGAGGTGATGCACAGCGGGTTGAAGTGGGAAGTCGATGTGTTTTCCGGGGAGAACGCAGGCCTTATCGTGGCGGAGGTTGAGCTGGAGGATGCCGGACAGCACGTGGAGCTTCCCCCCTGGGCAGGGGACGAGGTGAGCGACGACAGGCGCTATGCCAATGCGAGCCTGGTGCTGCACCCATACAGCAAGTGGCAGTGA